The candidate division KSB1 bacterium genome has a segment encoding these proteins:
- a CDS encoding glycosyltransferase family 2 protein: MKTENRNNSLPISAIVCTLNEENNIVECLTSIEKNKPSEIIVIDGSSEDRTVEKATEMGVKVSVCERKGLAYQRYIGAEIAQQPYIAFIDADDVLDSDCLKNLMENLQNYECSVVQAISRSYSSSTYWERAMESLNHLRSRKPGPTNMVGRPALYRKDVLMQVGIDKYWGRIGNEDTDLAIRFEKQNQKMRIGDGYSARKHSKTLKEWLHKWAKYGKGDAKLIIKYPDKRTSIFHHQLIHYPFKLSFEAVKKGYGKYVPFYVLFGLVRFVIMIARLIQLKWEQLTLKTSGFRKQFIKTSH; the protein is encoded by the coding sequence ATGAAGACAGAAAATCGAAATAATTCTTTACCCATTTCCGCCATTGTGTGTACTCTCAACGAAGAAAATAATATTGTAGAATGCCTGACCTCGATTGAAAAGAATAAGCCCTCTGAAATAATAGTAATAGATGGAAGTAGTGAGGATAGAACCGTTGAAAAAGCAACTGAAATGGGAGTGAAAGTTTCGGTTTGTGAAAGAAAAGGTTTAGCCTACCAGAGGTACATTGGTGCTGAAATCGCACAACAGCCATATATAGCCTTTATAGATGCCGATGATGTTCTGGATTCGGATTGTTTAAAAAATTTGATGGAGAATTTGCAAAACTATGAATGCTCTGTTGTCCAGGCAATTTCACGTTCCTATTCATCTTCAACTTATTGGGAACGGGCAATGGAGTCGTTGAACCACCTGCGATCCAGAAAGCCCGGACCCACCAATATGGTTGGTCGGCCGGCTCTTTATCGCAAAGACGTACTGATGCAGGTTGGTATTGATAAATATTGGGGCAGGATCGGAAATGAAGACACTGACCTTGCCATCCGTTTCGAGAAACAGAATCAGAAGATGCGAATAGGAGACGGCTATTCAGCAAGAAAGCATTCTAAGACTTTAAAAGAATGGCTGCATAAATGGGCAAAATATGGCAAGGGTGATGCAAAACTGATTATAAAGTATCCGGATAAAAGAACATCTATTTTTCATCATCAATTGATTCACTATCCATTTAAACTTTCGTTTGAAGCTGTAAAAAAGGGCTATGGAAAGTATGTGCCTTTCTACGTTCTGTTTGGCCTGGTAAGATTTGTTATTATGATAGCTCGATTGATTCAATTGAAATGGGAACAGCTGACTTTGAAAACTTCAGGATTTCGAAAACAATTTATTAAAACCTCGCATTAA
- a CDS encoding B12-binding domain-containing radical SAM protein: MARIAFVDNMGVEKLGILYLSSVLKQEGHQVDVFLEPFEPDFIDALKSFQPDFVGFGSFIGQESEVVNIFSRIKSSLNNVITIQGGPSTTIYSDLIYHPSVDFVLKGDGEETLLELIHGVETNADLSIIPGLFWKENGYIHENSGAPLVTNFDDYPPADRDLHMKYSHLRHSRTKPFLMTRGCPYPCTFCGTATLNKIYKKEKGGPHFRYGVGERTIAELEYVKENYGLEWVQFHDATFNANRKFVMEFLELYISKKMPPFICNIRSENIKEEVVKLLKEAGCDRVTMGIQSGNEHIRKTLSARRTQTDENIFYACSVLKKYGIRVHIDLIFGWPGEKIEQGWETIDLARKIKVYKVNRNVMIYYPDSPITEYAYKNKFLEKFPDVFDVPKLANPFVSPLLNTPDINKLINLDKLAHYFINSRVLSFRPTRNILLNVKPNRLYYFLKNLPALKVALIYDARNFKEKVRMIYGYIKSIINIKCNQIKEEAKANKAREEVALYKSIAMSYHSEKKETGSVQIAAYD; this comes from the coding sequence ATGGCAAGAATTGCGTTTGTTGACAATATGGGAGTGGAGAAACTCGGTATCTTGTATTTAAGCTCGGTCTTAAAACAAGAAGGTCACCAGGTGGATGTTTTCTTAGAACCCTTTGAGCCTGATTTCATCGATGCATTAAAATCCTTTCAACCGGATTTTGTCGGTTTTGGATCATTTATCGGCCAAGAATCCGAAGTCGTAAATATTTTTTCCAGGATAAAATCTTCATTAAATAATGTGATCACAATTCAGGGTGGACCTTCAACAACAATCTATTCTGATCTCATCTATCATCCATCTGTAGATTTTGTACTAAAAGGCGATGGTGAAGAAACATTGCTTGAACTGATTCATGGAGTTGAAACGAATGCAGATTTGTCCATTATTCCAGGCTTATTCTGGAAAGAGAACGGTTATATTCATGAGAATTCCGGGGCCCCGCTGGTTACAAATTTTGATGATTATCCTCCGGCTGATCGGGATTTACATATGAAGTACTCACACTTGCGCCATAGCCGGACAAAGCCATTTTTGATGACCAGAGGCTGTCCTTATCCCTGTACATTCTGCGGGACGGCAACATTGAATAAAATTTACAAAAAGGAAAAAGGTGGTCCTCATTTTCGCTATGGCGTTGGTGAGCGCACTATTGCAGAACTTGAATATGTTAAAGAGAATTACGGACTCGAATGGGTGCAATTCCATGATGCTACTTTTAATGCAAATCGTAAATTTGTTATGGAATTTTTGGAATTATATATCTCAAAAAAAATGCCGCCATTTATTTGTAATATAAGGTCTGAGAATATAAAAGAAGAAGTTGTGAAACTTCTCAAAGAAGCAGGTTGCGATCGCGTTACCATGGGGATACAGAGTGGCAATGAGCACATCCGAAAAACGCTGTCTGCAAGGAGGACACAAACTGATGAGAATATATTCTATGCCTGCAGCGTGTTGAAGAAATATGGCATTCGCGTTCACATTGATTTGATTTTTGGCTGGCCTGGTGAAAAAATCGAGCAAGGCTGGGAAACAATCGATTTGGCAAGAAAGATCAAAGTCTATAAAGTAAATAGAAATGTGATGATCTATTATCCGGATTCACCCATTACCGAATATGCTTACAAAAATAAATTTTTAGAAAAATTCCCGGATGTATTTGATGTTCCCAAGTTGGCAAACCCATTCGTCTCACCATTACTAAATACCCCGGACATTAATAAACTGATCAACCTGGATAAATTAGCTCATTATTTCATTAATAGCCGTGTACTCTCCTTTCGCCCTACTAGAAATATCTTATTAAACGTCAAACCTAACAGGTTGTATTATTTTCTCAAAAATCTACCTGCACTAAAAGTTGCACTGATTTATGATGCAAGGAATTTCAAAGAAAAAGTGCGAATGATTTATGGTTACATAAAGTCAATTATAAATATAAAATGCAATCAGATAAAAGAGGAAGCAAAAGCCAATAAAGCTCGAGAGGAAGTTGCACTCTATAAGAGTATAGCAATGAGTTATCATTCTGAAAAAAAAGAGACAGGTTCAGTTCAAATAGCAGCCTATGATTAA
- a CDS encoding N-acetylneuraminate synthase family protein, with the protein MPVMKIGKREIGLNQQTYFIADISANHDGELERAKMLVHLAAESGADAAKFQNFQAAKIVSKVGFESLNGQLSHQSKWKKSVFEVYQNASIPWKWTEPLKAECAKAGIEYFSTPYDFETVDMLDPFVQAFKIGSGDITWLEMLRKVAEKGKPILLATGASDMKDVQRAVREIININSQLVLMQCNTNYTGSSENFKHIHLNVLKNYSALFPGLLLGLSDHTSGHATVLGAVALGARVIEKHFTDDIKREGPDHPFSMTRDAWREMVDRTRELEYALGDTDKRVVENEGDTVVVQRRCLRASGDLEQGSILERSAFDVLRPAPRDAVFPYDIDQVLGKPLNVTLKKGEHITWEMIE; encoded by the coding sequence ATGCCAGTAATGAAAATTGGCAAGAGGGAAATTGGTCTCAATCAGCAGACCTATTTCATTGCTGATATTTCCGCCAATCATGATGGTGAATTAGAACGAGCTAAGATGCTGGTTCACCTTGCAGCAGAATCCGGAGCAGATGCAGCTAAGTTTCAAAATTTTCAAGCGGCAAAAATTGTTAGTAAAGTAGGTTTTGAATCTCTGAATGGCCAACTGTCACATCAATCAAAATGGAAGAAATCTGTTTTTGAAGTGTATCAGAATGCAAGTATTCCATGGAAATGGACAGAGCCGTTAAAGGCTGAGTGTGCAAAAGCAGGAATCGAATACTTTTCAACGCCATACGATTTTGAAACGGTTGACATGTTGGATCCTTTTGTCCAGGCTTTTAAAATTGGATCGGGAGATATTACATGGCTTGAGATGCTTCGAAAAGTAGCAGAAAAGGGCAAACCGATTCTTCTAGCTACCGGGGCATCCGATATGAAAGATGTTCAACGAGCAGTTCGAGAAATTATTAACATCAACTCACAATTGGTATTAATGCAATGCAATACCAATTATACTGGTAGTTCAGAGAACTTCAAACATATTCATCTGAATGTCCTGAAAAATTACAGCGCCCTCTTCCCTGGGTTGCTATTGGGTCTTTCAGATCATACATCTGGACATGCTACGGTTTTAGGAGCAGTGGCATTGGGGGCACGAGTCATTGAAAAACATTTCACAGATGACATCAAAAGAGAAGGTCCGGATCATCCGTTCTCAATGACGCGAGATGCATGGCGAGAAATGGTTGACCGCACTCGCGAATTGGAATATGCTCTTGGAGATACAGATAAAAGAGTCGTCGAGAATGAGGGAGACACAGTTGTAGTCCAGCGTAGATGTTTGCGGGCATCGGGAGATTTAGAGCAGGGTTCAATCCTGGAGCGTAGTGCCTTTGATGTTTTACGTCCGGCTCCAAGAGATGCAGTCTTCCCGTATGATATCGACCAGGTACTTGGCAAACCATTAAATGTAACGCTAAAAAAGGGAGAACACATCACCTGGGAAATGATCGAGTGA
- a CDS encoding SDR family oxidoreductase: MILITGASGLLGANLVLQASQRNLKITALYHRHKLVYPGLNSIQADLRDKELVHNLLRDIQPECIIHCAAMTHVDQCEKYPTAAHRINVGLTRNLAESANKLDALFVYISTDSVFTGHRGNYSEEHIPTPMNEYAKSKYSGEQVVQEELNSSLILRTNFYGWNMQQKNSLSEWMLSRLESGQILHGFHDVFFSPILVSDLCEIILDMIERRLTGVYHVTGSQKCSKYEFAHKLAETFDYSTDLVKKLSVKKAGLKAFRSRNTSLNCDKVSQALGINLPDLASGLINFKNQRVIGFESKLKEMRGEFHDASNENWQEGNWSQSADLFHC; encoded by the coding sequence ATGATTTTAATAACCGGTGCGAGTGGATTGCTTGGAGCAAATTTAGTGTTACAAGCAAGTCAAAGAAATTTAAAAATCACTGCTCTGTATCACCGCCATAAATTGGTTTACCCGGGATTGAATTCAATTCAGGCTGATTTAAGAGATAAAGAACTGGTTCATAATTTGCTTCGAGATATTCAACCGGAATGCATCATTCATTGTGCTGCAATGACTCATGTTGATCAATGTGAGAAATACCCAACTGCAGCGCATAGAATAAATGTCGGATTAACCCGAAATCTGGCTGAATCGGCAAATAAGCTTGACGCACTATTTGTTTACATTTCTACGGATTCCGTATTTACCGGGCACCGTGGAAATTATTCTGAAGAGCATATCCCGACTCCAATGAATGAATATGCAAAAAGTAAATACTCCGGAGAACAGGTCGTTCAGGAAGAACTTAATTCCAGTTTAATCCTCCGAACGAATTTTTACGGCTGGAATATGCAGCAAAAGAATAGTCTTAGTGAGTGGATGTTGTCGAGGTTGGAATCCGGGCAAATTTTACATGGATTTCATGATGTTTTCTTTTCACCCATTCTGGTGAGTGATCTTTGTGAGATTATTTTGGATATGATTGAAAGAAGATTAACGGGTGTGTATCACGTTACCGGATCGCAAAAATGTAGCAAATATGAATTTGCACACAAATTGGCTGAAACATTTGATTATTCCACAGATTTGGTCAAAAAATTATCTGTTAAAAAAGCTGGTTTGAAAGCATTTCGCTCCAGGAATACATCATTGAATTGCGATAAAGTGAGTCAAGCGCTAGGAATTAATTTACCGGATTTAGCATCCGGATTGATAAATTTCAAAAACCAAAGAGTAATTGGTTTTGAATCTAAACTTAAGGAAATGAGAGGAGAATTTCACGATGCCAGTAATGAAAATTGGCAAGAGGGAAATTGGTCTCAATCAGCAGACCTATTTCATTGCTGA
- a CDS encoding class I SAM-dependent methyltransferase: protein MLVSNKKHIESCPICSSPDQKEIIDRVLILSNEEQAPYRLKIVRCGYCQHVYQNYVWNEEQLKQYYFSGPAYYRPDYSHNIPSTSLIRFDSVMEDIKPFLIQDCLHLDVGGYAGHFSYYLSNHVKESHCLDVSSYLPTGSSKNVKIIKDSLFEYACKSDEQYDFISLNHTLEHLTDLQSVKNALSKLLKPNGYLLIEVPDNLEMTESILDYTLDHTQYFTGHSLFEFLDDKFYIRTFRHFKYNKTVDVGKGFMYRVLAQQKVEQLAYSPQKKQKYVERIIEKIENRINNNSRIYVWGSGYHTRLLFSLSKVIHQKTCYLIDSDPTREGRIAFGKKIVHPSKLTYQKNVPLLISSFAYRQEIGDLARSFFSAESIINPYEI, encoded by the coding sequence GTGTTAGTTTCAAATAAAAAACATATTGAATCATGTCCTATTTGTAGTAGTCCTGATCAAAAAGAAATTATAGACAGGGTATTGATTCTTTCTAATGAAGAACAAGCCCCATATAGATTAAAAATAGTTCGATGTGGCTACTGCCAACATGTATACCAAAACTATGTTTGGAATGAAGAGCAATTAAAGCAATATTACTTTTCAGGCCCAGCCTATTATCGTCCAGATTATTCACACAATATTCCTTCAACTTCCTTAATTCGGTTTGATTCTGTAATGGAAGATATTAAACCATTCCTGATACAGGATTGTCTGCATTTGGATGTAGGGGGTTATGCTGGCCACTTTTCTTATTATTTGTCGAATCATGTAAAAGAATCTCATTGCCTTGATGTTAGCAGTTATTTACCAACAGGCTCATCAAAAAATGTGAAAATAATCAAAGATTCTTTGTTTGAATATGCTTGCAAAAGTGATGAACAATATGATTTTATTAGCCTAAATCATACTCTCGAACATTTAACGGATTTACAATCAGTAAAAAATGCATTATCGAAACTTTTAAAACCAAATGGCTATTTATTGATCGAAGTCCCCGATAATTTAGAAATGACTGAATCGATATTAGATTATACTTTGGACCATACACAGTATTTTACTGGACATAGCTTGTTTGAATTTTTGGATGATAAATTTTATATTAGGACATTCAGGCATTTTAAATATAACAAAACTGTTGATGTGGGGAAGGGCTTTATGTATAGAGTTTTAGCTCAACAGAAAGTTGAGCAACTAGCTTATTCACCACAAAAGAAACAGAAATATGTGGAGCGAATTATTGAGAAAATTGAAAATCGAATCAACAATAATTCAAGAATTTATGTCTGGGGGTCTGGGTACCATACACGACTGCTGTTTTCATTGTCGAAAGTCATTCATCAAAAGACATGTTATCTAATCGACTCTGATCCAACAAGAGAAGGTAGAATCGCGTTTGGGAAAAAGATTGTTCATCCGTCAAAATTAACTTATCAAAAGAATGTTCCTTTGCTGATTTCATCGTTTGCTTACAGACAGGAAATTGGAGACCTGGCCAGATCATTTTTTTCAGCTGAGTCTATTATCAACCCTTATGAGATTTGA
- a CDS encoding Gfo/Idh/MocA family oxidoreductase, which yields MRIALLGCGSIGRRHLRNLRSLDKTDLVAYDPSTKVQNVIEQEFGVSVYHSLDHVWDQRPDVVLVNSPPNHHLDVGLAAAKNGCHLFIEKPLAHTLVGLDDLIKEVRNRQLINMVACNMRFHPGPAMIKKLLDENAIGDVISARLQFSSYLPNWRPWQDYRKSYSASSEWGGAILDCIHEIDLALWYFGAGKVAAAVYLPAKAIGLDTDGLAEIILRHESGVLSNVHVNFVQRDYNRNCQIVGSEGTIYWDFNNRNVLVYGSDGKVKDTYNEPENWQLNDMYIDELQHFLYHVQHGGEPNNPIQEGLSTLKIALSAREMNCRLS from the coding sequence ATGCGTATAGCCTTATTAGGTTGTGGCTCAATAGGTCGCCGACATTTAAGAAATTTGAGGAGTCTAGATAAAACGGATTTAGTTGCCTATGATCCATCTACAAAGGTTCAAAACGTCATAGAACAGGAATTTGGTGTTTCTGTATATCATTCTCTTGATCACGTTTGGGACCAACGTCCGGACGTCGTTCTGGTTAATTCTCCGCCTAATCACCATCTTGATGTAGGATTAGCGGCTGCAAAAAATGGTTGTCATTTATTCATTGAAAAGCCATTGGCTCATACTTTAGTAGGTTTAGATGATCTCATTAAAGAAGTAAGAAACCGTCAATTGATCAACATGGTCGCGTGTAATATGCGTTTTCATCCCGGACCTGCTATGATAAAAAAGCTTCTTGATGAAAATGCAATAGGGGATGTGATCTCAGCCCGTCTACAGTTTAGTTCTTATTTACCAAATTGGCGTCCATGGCAAGATTACAGAAAAAGTTATAGCGCTTCAAGTGAGTGGGGGGGAGCCATTTTGGATTGTATACATGAAATTGATTTAGCGCTGTGGTACTTCGGAGCAGGGAAAGTTGCAGCGGCTGTATATTTACCGGCTAAGGCTATAGGATTGGATACCGACGGACTGGCGGAGATAATTCTTCGCCATGAATCTGGTGTCCTGAGCAATGTACACGTTAATTTTGTACAAAGAGATTATAATAGAAACTGCCAAATAGTTGGTTCGGAAGGGACCATTTATTGGGACTTCAATAATCGCAATGTCTTGGTTTATGGCTCAGATGGAAAAGTAAAGGATACTTACAATGAACCTGAAAATTGGCAATTAAATGATATGTATATCGATGAACTCCAACATTTTTTGTACCATGTTCAACATGGCGGTGAGCCTAATAATCCCATCCAGGAAGGATTATCAACATTAAAGATTGCTCTTTCAGCAAGAGAAATGAATTGTAGGCTTTCATAA
- a CDS encoding glycosyltransferase, whose protein sequence is MRLLYFSRDYTTHDYRFLSKLAGSNHEVFYLRLENGKILYEQRALPKVIHSVDWPGGKENESSPDSWLKLLANFESVLSDIQPDLIHAGPVQTCGYLTATVDFHPFMLASWGSDILVDAELDEKLGQITSYTLERSDMLLCDCQAVRNKVQQLITYTDDRIVQFPWGVDLNQFRQMPGSTEFRKKLGWEDDFIILSTRSWEQIYGIDVVLQCFRQAYFRNSNLRLLLLGEGSQAGKIKKYINQHDLSKVISCPGIVPEKLLPEYFSAADLYLTCSQSDGTSISLLQALATGLPVVATDIPGNREWIQPDRNGWLAPSNDWESFANIIHLSSKLSPIERNQIAEINRQIATERANWDVNFNKLLVAYDRLLPN, encoded by the coding sequence GTGCGGTTATTATATTTTAGCCGGGATTATACTACCCATGATTACCGTTTCTTATCCAAGCTTGCTGGTTCAAATCATGAAGTATTTTATTTACGCTTAGAAAACGGTAAAATCCTATATGAGCAACGAGCATTGCCAAAAGTGATTCACTCTGTAGATTGGCCAGGAGGAAAGGAAAACGAAAGCTCGCCTGATTCGTGGTTAAAACTCTTAGCAAATTTTGAATCTGTTTTATCCGATATTCAACCAGATTTAATTCATGCTGGTCCTGTGCAGACTTGTGGCTACTTAACAGCTACAGTGGATTTTCATCCATTTATGTTGGCATCCTGGGGATCGGATATTTTAGTCGATGCTGAGCTAGATGAAAAATTGGGCCAGATCACAAGCTATACCCTGGAACGATCTGATATGCTTTTATGTGATTGTCAGGCTGTGAGAAATAAAGTTCAGCAATTGATCACTTACACGGATGATCGTATTGTTCAATTTCCCTGGGGCGTTGACTTAAACCAGTTCAGGCAAATGCCTGGTTCGACTGAATTTCGAAAAAAGCTAGGGTGGGAAGATGACTTTATTATCCTTTCAACTCGTTCCTGGGAGCAAATCTATGGGATCGATGTGGTTTTACAATGCTTCCGGCAGGCTTATTTTCGGAATAGTAATTTAAGACTGTTGCTGCTCGGTGAAGGTTCACAAGCTGGTAAAATTAAAAAATACATAAATCAACATGATCTCAGTAAAGTAATTTCTTGTCCGGGAATAGTTCCCGAAAAGTTATTACCCGAGTATTTTAGTGCAGCGGATTTATATTTAACTTGCTCGCAAAGTGACGGTACGTCAATTTCTTTGTTGCAGGCTCTGGCAACAGGTCTACCTGTAGTGGCCACTGACATCCCGGGGAATCGGGAATGGATTCAACCTGACAGGAATGGCTGGCTCGCACCTTCGAATGATTGGGAATCATTTGCAAATATTATTCATCTTTCTTCTAAATTGAGTCCAATCGAACGAAACCAAATTGCTGAAATTAATCGACAAATAGCAACCGAACGGGCAAATTGGGATGTTAATTTCAATAAGCTTTTAGTCGCTTATGATCGACTTCTCCCTAATTAA